In Holophagaceae bacterium, one DNA window encodes the following:
- a CDS encoding electron transfer flavoprotein subunit alpha/FixB family protein, with translation MPMILVFCELKDGKLRKPSTEALSEGRRLADASGKSLGALFVGASNAGAADAAKYGADAILTCEAAHLASYSSDAFASAITDAVKAKGATVLLGGATAMGKDALPRAAARLGAGYAGDATSLSMVDGKLQAVRPIYAGKAFATTAFSSAVQVATTRPNVFTATEKAGAGAMESIPAPAGDFKAIVKEILAKGTGKADLTEANIIVSGGRGMKNGENFSILEELADALGAVVGASRAAVDAGWGISHSMQVGQTGKVVSPTLYIACGISGAIQHIAGMSGSKYIVAINKDPEAPIFKLASYGIVGDLFEVVPELTKAAKAMGLATQ, from the coding sequence ATTCCAATGATTCTGGTTTTTTGTGAATTGAAAGACGGCAAGCTTCGCAAGCCCTCCACCGAAGCCCTTTCCGAGGGCCGCCGCCTGGCCGACGCTTCCGGCAAGAGCCTGGGCGCGCTGTTCGTGGGCGCCTCCAATGCCGGCGCCGCGGACGCGGCGAAGTACGGCGCCGATGCGATCCTGACCTGCGAGGCCGCGCATCTGGCCTCCTACAGCAGCGATGCCTTCGCCAGCGCGATCACGGACGCGGTGAAGGCCAAGGGCGCCACGGTGCTGCTGGGCGGCGCCACGGCCATGGGCAAGGACGCCCTGCCCCGCGCGGCGGCGAGGCTCGGCGCGGGCTACGCCGGCGACGCCACCAGCCTCTCCATGGTGGACGGCAAGCTGCAGGCGGTGCGCCCCATCTACGCGGGCAAGGCTTTCGCGACGACGGCTTTCAGCAGCGCCGTGCAGGTAGCCACCACGCGGCCCAATGTATTCACCGCCACGGAAAAAGCCGGCGCGGGCGCCATGGAATCGATCCCGGCCCCCGCAGGCGACTTCAAGGCCATCGTGAAGGAAATCCTGGCCAAGGGCACCGGCAAGGCGGACCTCACCGAAGCCAACATCATCGTGAGCGGCGGCCGCGGCATGAAGAACGGCGAGAACTTCTCCATCCTGGAAGAGCTGGCGGATGCCCTCGGCGCCGTGGTGGGGGCCTCCCGGGCCGCGGTGGACGCGGGCTGGGGCATCTCCCACAGCATGCAGGTGGGCCAAACCGGCAAGGTCGTGAGCCCGACGCTCTACATCGCCTGCGGCATCAGCGGCGCCATCCAGCACATCGCCGGCATGAGCGGATCGAAGTACATCGTCGCCATCAACAAGGATCCCGAAGCGCCGATCTTCAAGCTGGCCTCCTATGGCATCGTGGGCGATCTCTTCGAGGTCGTCCCGGAGCTGACCAAGGCCGCCAAGGCGATGGGCCTCGCCACGCAGTAG
- a CDS encoding cyclic nucleotide-binding domain-containing protein yields the protein MADSSFIDQSKLRFREGEVVYTKGDLAQQMYVILNGKVRLYTGDKPMGDWTEELAKGEFFGEGSLLEAISRAHTAVALEDTELIAITRGTFLRMIRQNPEVSVKMMQRLAQRNRELSIRVESVVDDPAKSPQAVAAPTFGSSLVSVITGKRYPINSHGALVGRFDPATGLYPDIDLTDEDPNLSISRRHARILCEHGRFFIVEEPGVTNGTYVKGDRLQAGDARETMPGDRVGFGMVVMFFEKQ from the coding sequence ATGGCCGATTCCAGTTTCATTGACCAGAGCAAGCTTCGCTTTCGCGAAGGTGAAGTGGTCTACACCAAGGGGGATCTGGCCCAGCAGATGTATGTGATCCTGAACGGCAAGGTCCGCCTTTACACCGGGGACAAGCCCATGGGGGACTGGACGGAGGAGCTGGCCAAGGGGGAATTTTTCGGCGAGGGCAGCCTGCTGGAAGCCATTTCCCGCGCCCACACCGCCGTAGCCCTGGAAGACACGGAGCTCATCGCGATCACCCGTGGGACCTTCCTGCGCATGATCCGGCAGAACCCTGAAGTCTCCGTGAAGATGATGCAGCGCCTGGCCCAGCGGAACCGCGAACTGTCCATCCGCGTCGAGAGCGTCGTCGATGACCCTGCCAAGAGCCCGCAGGCCGTTGCGGCCCCGACCTTCGGTTCCAGCCTGGTGTCGGTGATCACCGGCAAGCGCTATCCGATCAACAGCCATGGCGCCCTGGTGGGGCGCTTCGATCCGGCCACGGGACTGTATCCGGACATCGACCTGACCGACGAGGATCCGAACCTCAGCATCAGCCGCCGCCATGCCCGGATCCTCTGCGAGCATGGCCGCTTCTTCATCGTCGAAGAACCCGGCGTGACCAACGGCACCTACGTGAAGGGCGACCGCCTGCAGGCCGGAGACGCCCGGGAGACCATGCCCGGCGATCGCGTAGGCTTCGGCATGGTGGTGATGTTTTTCGAAAAGCAGTGA
- a CDS encoding GAF domain-containing protein, whose protein sequence is MSEGILLPRLDRGTLLPPLERVARLKAALPQILAAVEGETDEVALEATLACLLWETLVQTNWCGFYRRVAEDELAVGPYQGGMGCLRISFLRGVCGACARTGAVQLVPDVEAFPGHIACDDATRSELVLPVFDRAGRLFSVLDLDCAAPDGFSHGEADLLQALLHKVFGAPRPIGGA, encoded by the coding sequence ATGTCCGAAGGCATCCTCCTCCCCCGGCTCGATCGCGGCACGCTGTTGCCGCCCCTGGAACGTGTGGCGCGGCTCAAAGCCGCCCTGCCGCAGATCCTCGCGGCGGTGGAGGGGGAGACGGATGAGGTGGCCCTGGAAGCCACGCTGGCCTGCCTGCTCTGGGAGACCCTGGTCCAGACGAATTGGTGCGGATTCTACCGGCGTGTGGCGGAGGATGAGCTGGCCGTGGGCCCCTACCAGGGCGGCATGGGCTGCCTGCGGATTTCCTTCCTGCGCGGGGTGTGCGGAGCCTGCGCCCGGACGGGGGCCGTGCAGCTCGTGCCAGACGTGGAGGCCTTCCCCGGCCACATCGCCTGCGATGACGCCACCCGCTCCGAGTTGGTGCTGCCGGTGTTCGACCGCGCGGGCAGGCTCTTTTCGGTGCTGGATCTGGATTGCGCGGCACCCGATGGTTTTTCCCATGGGGAAGCCGACCTGCTCCAGGCCTTGTTGCACAAGGTTTTTGGCGCCCCCCGGCCCATCGGCGGGGCCTGA
- the lpxK gene encoding tetraacyldisaccharide 4'-kinase: MTLLRWLAAPLSPFYGAVVRLRNRAFDAHPERASRAGAPVISVGNLSTGGTGKTPLTLLLAESLQAAGWANAVISRGYGGKRAFDVMDVNPDSKAAETGDEPLLMARRLGAGRVVVARERAAGAARALALNSAARVLLLDDGFQHRALHRDLDLLVLDGVRRWGNGKMLPMGDLREPQDSAKRAHALVVTRGGLAPKDEIEAWWKQYGSGGPAFYVDFAIGALRAFNPKDGPRRLEVPAKGQGPLFAFCGLGHPEAFFADLLVAGLSWVGTKVFRDHHAVRPRELWLVQEAAAKDGAAGLVCTEKDAVKFGPEHLEVLQMPLWIAEQKVTGADTLLAWVQERLASLARAQEIRA, encoded by the coding sequence ATGACCCTGCTCCGCTGGCTGGCTGCGCCGCTCTCGCCGTTCTACGGCGCCGTGGTCCGGCTCCGGAACCGCGCCTTTGATGCGCATCCGGAGCGGGCTTCGCGAGCGGGCGCGCCGGTCATTTCCGTCGGGAACCTCAGCACCGGCGGCACGGGCAAGACGCCCCTGACGCTGCTGCTGGCGGAATCGCTCCAGGCCGCCGGCTGGGCCAACGCGGTTATCTCCCGGGGCTATGGCGGCAAACGGGCCTTCGATGTGATGGACGTGAATCCGGATTCAAAGGCCGCGGAAACGGGCGATGAACCGCTCCTCATGGCCCGGCGCCTGGGCGCAGGCCGCGTGGTGGTGGCCCGCGAGCGCGCCGCCGGGGCCGCGCGAGCCCTGGCGCTGAATTCCGCCGCCAGAGTGCTGCTGCTCGACGATGGCTTCCAGCACCGGGCCCTGCACCGCGATCTGGACTTGCTGGTGCTGGATGGCGTGCGCAGGTGGGGCAATGGAAAAATGCTGCCCATGGGCGATCTGCGCGAGCCCCAGGACTCCGCGAAACGCGCCCATGCGCTGGTGGTGACCCGTGGCGGCCTGGCGCCGAAGGATGAGATCGAGGCCTGGTGGAAGCAGTACGGCAGCGGCGGACCGGCCTTCTACGTGGACTTCGCCATCGGCGCCCTGCGCGCCTTCAACCCCAAGGACGGCCCCCGGCGCCTGGAAGTTCCCGCCAAGGGCCAGGGCCCGCTGTTCGCATTCTGCGGCCTCGGCCATCCCGAGGCGTTCTTCGCGGATCTGCTGGTGGCTGGCCTTTCCTGGGTAGGCACGAAAGTGTTCAGGGACCATCATGCGGTCCGTCCCAGGGAGTTGTGGCTGGTGCAGGAGGCCGCGGCGAAGGATGGTGCGGCCGGCCTGGTCTGCACTGAAAAAGATGCCGTGAAGTTCGGCCCCGAGCACCTCGAGGTGTTGCAGATGCCCCTCTGGATCGCGGAGCAGAAAGTCACCGGCGCCGATACCCTGCTGGCCTGGGTCCAGGAGCGGCTGGCAAGCCTCGCGCGCGCCCAGGAAATTCGGGCCTGA
- a CDS encoding class I SAM-dependent methyltransferase — protein sequence MDNRGPEDAYGQIQYRGLIAWPERLRREAPLLERVLGTAPVKAILDLGCGTGEHSRFLRSLGYQVTGVDASEAQIRTAREADPEAGDPGPAKYVLGGLDRLETLVPEGYGGAICLGNTLPHFTEPDILQRVFTELASRLVPGAPFLLQLLNYDRILDRGERAFPLNLRPGGTDGGEIVFLRLMTSRPDGSVIFTPATLRYRPGMEPPLELVSAQNVHLHGWRRSELEEPLRNAGFEMRGAFGSVGGDPWHTEASDLVLWAAKV from the coding sequence GTGGACAACAGAGGACCGGAGGACGCCTACGGGCAGATCCAGTACCGGGGGCTCATCGCCTGGCCCGAGCGCCTGCGGCGGGAGGCTCCGCTGCTGGAGCGGGTCCTCGGAACGGCACCGGTGAAGGCGATCCTCGATCTCGGCTGCGGCACGGGTGAGCACAGCCGTTTCCTGCGGTCGCTCGGTTACCAGGTGACGGGGGTCGACGCTTCCGAGGCGCAGATCCGGACGGCCCGGGAAGCGGATCCCGAGGCGGGGGATCCAGGCCCGGCGAAGTATGTCCTCGGCGGGTTGGACCGCCTTGAGACCCTCGTCCCGGAGGGATACGGAGGGGCCATCTGTCTGGGCAACACCCTGCCGCACTTCACGGAACCAGACATCCTCCAGCGGGTCTTCACGGAACTGGCCAGCCGTCTGGTTCCAGGCGCGCCTTTCCTGCTTCAGCTTCTGAACTACGACCGGATCCTGGACCGGGGCGAACGCGCCTTCCCGCTGAACCTCCGGCCCGGCGGGACCGATGGCGGGGAAATCGTGTTCTTGCGCCTGATGACCTCCCGGCCCGATGGATCCGTCATCTTCACCCCCGCCACCCTGCGCTACCGGCCAGGGATGGAACCGCCCCTGGAGCTGGTCTCCGCCCAGAATGTCCACCTCCACGGGTGGCGCCGTTCCGAGCTGGAGGAGCCCCTCCGCAACGCGGGATTCGAAATGCGCGGCGCCTTTGGCAGCGTGGGCGGGGATCCCTGGCACACCGAGGCTTCGGACCTGGTCCTGTGGGCGGCCAAGGTCTGA
- a CDS encoding tandem-95 repeat protein: protein MNPFRRYLSRCLFALLAWVSLTAQVPLAPGVRIAHPDHHEFEAALWAPFVGELGEARTFKVGFGFLDAEALTVGAWRLELVDTQGLVRGTWHGETFLVGGSGSQRIAWDGKDAAGRALERGFYTLRLTSKPMAQAAYRYYPGGNQPDRVEAHLATSIDEAATEETTICVGPAPRLKVPALDLPVSAGGFRPALAPGSAPAPASLPYTIYFGNMHSQTNHSDGGTAPASCSGSEVPQGGTSGPAIAYEMMRVQAGGDFLLTSEHNHMFDGSTGTNTAMDPADPNHGSALFASGLAAASTYRTDHPGFLAMYGMEWGVINNGGHLNIINPDGLATWEYNASGQLLGDYFTTKSDYPPLYTFMKSKGWVGQFNHPSSSQFGTLVYTADGDEVMALCEVMNTNAFSPNTTESETRRSFYTSTWNKILEAGYHVAPTTDQDNHCSNWGLSYPNRTGVLLPTGTTLTLNAFVNALKARHAFATMDKSSQIMLTAGSAIMGDRINNSGSLTLNVYFSSTNVLRSASSIKIWEGVPGRNGTVTQLSDGLSTLTITPTAGEHFYYASIIQDNGDSLWSAPIWVSEAAGAVSASITSPSATVTVATGTNVAFTGSATTTHTSITNQDWTFGDGGTGTGPSVNHTFVNGGAAPTTFTVTYTATDDLGATGSATRLVIVNPSAASNTAPTITAIPAQITQPNVPILGIPFTVGDAESAASALTVTAVTTVNPTLIPNANLALGGSSASLTLDITPAPDLTGSATVRVTVTDPEGLSSFRDVAVTVGASSGQSKLIITQFYEGSSGTNKWIEITNVGTGAYDGVTNILYIGLWSNPQGWVNASPKPAAPLDSAFQTTFPIPAMAAGETRLFKNTATVTPSAANVTGTPTNASSVANFNGDDIFFITTEQVKGYAGYLARTDVVGEPTVAWVGTTTTASGPSVTSQGKDTSYFRNFAVTTPNPTYTFSEWTIVTPGNPPPATTSLAAVNAGGTAILTDRLGVHIYNHAPTISDIPSQTTNTNTVLGSVAFTVNDTELPLSLALSATSSNPSLIPAASIIFGGSAGSPTLTLTPVADQSGTSLVTITVTDAFGASASDNFIFTVNGQPVAGAQSLSTDEDTALPITLTGSDPEGSALAFTVVTNPTHGALAGTVPNLTYTPSANYSGPDSFTFKVNDGALDSLPVTISLTVNPVNDAPIAGNDVYAVPTYFAFTVPAPGVLGNDTDVDGPALSAILVSGPAHGTLSLASDGSFTYTPSSTFSGTDTFTYRASDGSLTSNLATVTLNVNLLPACALDISGFSPSSGPAGTVVTLTGGNFTGLTAVRFNGLLAAFTVLSPTQVQATVPAGATSGRILLTTATCYGFTSEAFTVVSLAPVITSFSPSSGPVGTEVTILGSNFTGTTAVRFNGVSAAFTLVSATQLKAIVPAGATYGPITVTNPSGTGNSGFRKFKVY, encoded by the coding sequence ATGAACCCCTTCCGGCGGTATTTGTCCCGTTGCCTCTTTGCCCTGCTGGCGTGGGTCTCCCTCACCGCCCAGGTGCCTTTGGCGCCGGGTGTGCGCATCGCCCATCCCGACCACCATGAATTCGAGGCAGCGCTCTGGGCGCCCTTCGTGGGTGAACTGGGCGAAGCGCGGACCTTCAAAGTGGGCTTTGGCTTCCTGGACGCCGAAGCCCTGACCGTCGGCGCCTGGCGCCTGGAGCTGGTGGACACCCAGGGCCTCGTGCGCGGTACCTGGCACGGCGAGACTTTCCTGGTGGGCGGCTCTGGATCCCAGCGCATCGCGTGGGACGGCAAGGATGCCGCCGGCCGCGCCCTGGAGCGAGGTTTCTACACCTTGCGCCTGACCTCCAAACCCATGGCCCAGGCGGCCTACCGCTACTATCCCGGTGGAAACCAGCCGGACCGCGTGGAGGCCCACCTCGCCACGAGCATCGACGAGGCCGCAACCGAGGAAACCACGATCTGCGTCGGCCCCGCGCCGCGCCTGAAAGTGCCCGCCCTCGACCTGCCCGTCAGCGCCGGCGGCTTCCGCCCGGCCCTGGCGCCAGGTTCGGCCCCGGCCCCGGCCTCGCTGCCCTACACGATCTACTTCGGCAACATGCACAGCCAGACCAACCACAGCGATGGCGGCACGGCTCCCGCATCCTGCAGCGGTTCGGAAGTCCCGCAGGGGGGCACTTCGGGACCCGCGATCGCCTATGAAATGATGCGCGTCCAGGCTGGCGGAGACTTCCTGCTGACCTCCGAGCACAACCACATGTTCGACGGATCCACGGGCACCAACACCGCCATGGACCCTGCGGATCCCAACCATGGATCGGCGCTCTTCGCTTCGGGCCTGGCCGCCGCCTCGACCTACCGGACGGACCACCCCGGCTTCCTCGCCATGTATGGCATGGAGTGGGGCGTCATCAATAATGGCGGCCACCTAAACATCATCAACCCCGATGGCCTGGCCACCTGGGAATACAACGCGAGCGGCCAGCTCCTTGGGGACTACTTCACCACCAAGAGTGATTATCCCCCTCTCTATACCTTCATGAAATCCAAGGGCTGGGTGGGGCAATTCAACCACCCCTCCTCGAGCCAGTTCGGAACCCTGGTCTATACCGCCGATGGCGATGAAGTGATGGCGCTCTGCGAAGTGATGAACACCAACGCGTTCTCCCCGAACACCACGGAATCTGAGACCAGGCGCAGCTTCTACACCAGCACCTGGAACAAGATCCTGGAGGCCGGCTACCACGTCGCGCCCACCACGGACCAGGACAACCATTGCTCCAACTGGGGCCTGAGCTACCCCAACCGCACCGGCGTGCTGCTGCCCACCGGCACGACCCTGACGCTGAACGCTTTCGTGAACGCCCTGAAGGCCCGCCACGCCTTCGCGACCATGGACAAGAGCAGCCAGATCATGCTCACGGCGGGCAGCGCCATCATGGGCGACCGCATCAACAACAGCGGATCCCTGACCCTGAATGTCTATTTCAGCAGCACCAATGTCCTCCGCAGCGCAAGCAGCATCAAGATCTGGGAAGGCGTGCCCGGCCGCAACGGCACGGTGACCCAGCTCAGCGACGGCCTGAGCACCCTCACCATCACGCCCACTGCAGGCGAGCACTTCTATTACGCATCCATCATCCAGGACAACGGCGACTCGCTCTGGTCGGCCCCCATCTGGGTGAGCGAGGCGGCGGGCGCCGTGAGCGCCTCCATCACTTCCCCTTCGGCCACCGTGACGGTGGCCACGGGCACCAATGTGGCGTTCACGGGATCAGCCACAACTACCCACACATCCATCACCAACCAGGACTGGACCTTTGGCGACGGCGGCACGGGCACCGGCCCGAGCGTCAACCACACCTTCGTGAATGGCGGCGCCGCACCCACCACCTTCACCGTGACCTACACGGCCACGGACGACCTGGGCGCCACGGGCAGCGCCACACGCCTCGTGATCGTCAATCCCAGCGCGGCATCCAACACCGCCCCCACCATCACCGCCATCCCCGCCCAGATCACCCAGCCGAATGTGCCCATCCTCGGCATTCCGTTCACCGTTGGAGACGCCGAGAGCGCCGCCAGCGCCTTGACGGTCACGGCGGTCACCACCGTCAACCCCACGCTGATCCCCAACGCCAATCTGGCGCTGGGCGGCTCCAGCGCCTCGCTCACCCTCGACATCACACCGGCGCCGGATCTGACGGGCAGCGCCACGGTGCGCGTGACCGTCACGGATCCCGAGGGCCTGAGTTCCTTCCGGGATGTGGCTGTCACCGTGGGCGCGTCCAGCGGGCAATCCAAGCTCATCATCACCCAGTTCTACGAGGGCAGCAGCGGCACCAACAAGTGGATCGAGATCACGAATGTGGGGACCGGCGCCTACGACGGCGTCACCAACATCCTGTACATCGGCCTCTGGTCGAACCCCCAGGGCTGGGTGAATGCCTCCCCCAAGCCGGCCGCTCCGCTCGATTCTGCCTTCCAGACGACCTTCCCGATTCCGGCCATGGCCGCGGGTGAGACACGACTCTTTAAGAACACCGCGACGGTCACTCCGTCCGCGGCGAACGTCACGGGCACCCCCACCAACGCCAGCAGCGTGGCGAATTTCAATGGGGATGACATCTTCTTCATCACGACAGAGCAAGTGAAGGGTTATGCGGGCTATCTCGCACGCACCGATGTTGTCGGCGAGCCCACCGTGGCGTGGGTGGGAACGACCACCACAGCCTCGGGTCCAAGCGTTACCTCCCAGGGCAAGGACACCTCTTACTTCCGGAATTTTGCGGTCACGACACCCAACCCCACCTACACCTTTTCGGAATGGACCATCGTGACTCCCGGGAATCCGCCTCCGGCGACCACCTCCCTGGCCGCCGTGAACGCAGGCGGGACGGCCATCCTGACCGACCGGCTGGGCGTGCACATCTACAACCACGCGCCGACCATCTCGGACATCCCCTCCCAGACCACCAACACCAACACGGTCCTGGGCTCCGTGGCCTTCACAGTGAACGACACGGAACTACCTCTGAGCCTCGCGCTCTCGGCCACCTCGTCGAACCCATCGTTGATTCCGGCGGCCAGCATTATCTTCGGTGGCAGCGCCGGGAGCCCGACCCTAACCCTCACGCCGGTCGCGGACCAGTCCGGCACGAGCCTGGTGACCATCACCGTCACGGATGCCTTTGGCGCCAGCGCCAGCGACAACTTCATCTTCACCGTGAATGGCCAGCCCGTGGCAGGCGCCCAGAGCCTGAGCACCGATGAAGACACAGCTCTGCCAATCACCTTGACCGGCAGCGATCCCGAAGGCTCCGCCCTTGCCTTTACAGTGGTTACGAATCCCACCCATGGCGCCCTTGCCGGCACGGTCCCGAACCTGACCTACACGCCCTCCGCCAATTACAGCGGCCCGGACAGCTTCACTTTCAAGGTGAACGATGGCGCGCTGGATTCGCTGCCGGTCACCATCAGCCTGACCGTGAATCCGGTGAACGACGCTCCCATCGCGGGGAACGACGTCTACGCGGTGCCAACCTACTTTGCCTTCACTGTGCCTGCCCCGGGCGTGCTCGGGAACGATACGGATGTGGACGGCCCCGCCCTGAGCGCGATCCTGGTCTCTGGACCCGCCCACGGAACCTTGTCCCTGGCTTCGGACGGCAGCTTCACCTACACCCCGTCCTCCACGTTCAGCGGCACCGATACGTTCACCTACCGGGCAAGCGATGGAAGCCTGACCTCCAACCTCGCCACCGTGACGCTGAATGTCAATCTCCTGCCCGCCTGCGCCCTGGACATCAGCGGTTTCTCGCCCAGCTCCGGCCCGGCGGGGACGGTTGTCACCTTGACGGGCGGCAACTTCACGGGCCTGACCGCGGTGCGGTTCAACGGCCTGCTCGCGGCCTTCACCGTCCTCTCGCCCACGCAGGTCCAGGCCACGGTCCCCGCTGGGGCCACCTCGGGCCGGATCCTGCTCACCACCGCCACCTGCTACGGGTTCACCTCCGAGGCCTTCACGGTCGTCTCCTTGGCGCCTGTGATCACATCCTTCTCGCCCAGTTCAGGTCCGGTCGGCACGGAAGTCACCATCCTGGGGTCGAATTTCACCGGCACCACCGCGGTGAGGTTCAACGGCGTTTCCGCCGCATTCACCCTGGTGTCCGCGACGCAACTTAAGGCCATCGTCCCGGCGGGCGCCACCTACGGCCCCATCACCGTGACCAATCCGTCGGGCACCGGCAATTCAGGCTTCCGCAAGTTCAAGGTCTACTGA